From one Leptidea sinapis chromosome 22, ilLepSina1.1, whole genome shotgun sequence genomic stretch:
- the LOC126970885 gene encoding uncharacterized protein LOC126970885: MSFLTEYFDEYRTHPIRKTQMCRPENRWAKLDGKWLDPRVGTEDKAWTDEEIEQFIKKTMRCIRSQSTYYNDYCAHLSQEFKTRPFKPRVKRPVCDKDVKIAEEVPLLPTEKLDIKSSELMKMARELYERDMNKPTLEPLKTHFRILGYVRPCYYKTGLSEYQNSTARLAYEMIRDDRIPRFHAHNGCRPRWGLPPEGTRQPELDGAPYDGERLY; encoded by the exons ATGTCTTTTTTAACAGAATATTTCGATGAATATCGTACACATCCTATTAGGAAAACGCAAAT GTGCCGCCCCGAAAATCGATGGGCTAAATTGGATGGAAAATGGTTAGACCCACGAGTAGGGACCGAAGAT AAAGCGTGGACGGATGAGGAGATTGAGCAGTTTATCAAGAAGACCATGAGATGTATTCGCAGCCAGTCCACTTACTACAACGACTATTGTGCTCACTTGTCACAAG AATTCAAGACACGTCCATTCAAGCCGCGCGTGAAGCGTCCAGTCTGCGACAAGGATGTAAAGATAGCTGAGGAGGTGCCTCTCCTTCCGACTGAGAAATTGGATATAAAGAGTTCTGAGCTAATGAAGATGGCCAGAGAGTTGTACGAGAGAGATATGAATAAGCCCACGCTGGAACCGCTAAAGACACACTTTAgaa TTCTTGGATATGTTCGCCCGTGCTATTACAAGACGGGTTTGAGTGAGTACCAGAATAGCACAGCACGCCTGGCGTACGAAATGATACGCGACGATCGCATTCCTCGCTTCCACGCGCACAACGGCTGTAGACCACGCTGGGGCCTGCCGCCCGAGGGTACCAGGCAACCAGAACTCGACGGAGCTCCCTACGATGGAGAGAGGCTGTACTAA